In Corynebacterium matruchotii, a single genomic region encodes these proteins:
- a CDS encoding Panacea domain-containing protein: MANVYDVGQYITELVPTVDTMKLYKLCYFSQGWKLAWTGCLLFQEPLQAWANGPVPVALRDRSKPGGDSTNLTDTELHTVESVVDFYGDKDSIELSRLSRGKAWKEARRNLPDNAHFQEVLSVTTMREEFTDLLHSTPNVPSCPPGVLIPENYSLETALAAIAKIEKTWGGTLALLATR; the protein is encoded by the coding sequence ATGGCAAATGTTTACGACGTGGGTCAATACATCACGGAGTTAGTTCCAACCGTGGACACAATGAAGCTCTATAAACTCTGCTATTTTTCCCAAGGGTGGAAGCTCGCTTGGACCGGTTGCCTATTGTTCCAGGAACCATTACAGGCATGGGCGAACGGTCCTGTCCCTGTTGCTCTGCGCGATCGAAGCAAGCCAGGCGGCGATTCCACAAACTTGACGGACACCGAGCTGCACACTGTAGAAAGTGTGGTCGATTTCTACGGGGATAAAGATTCTATCGAACTGTCTCGACTCAGCCGAGGTAAAGCGTGGAAAGAGGCACGGCGGAACCTGCCCGATAACGCACACTTCCAGGAAGTATTGAGCGTGACGACAATGCGGGAGGAATTCACCGACCTGCTTCATTCCACACCGAATGTGCCTTCCTGCCCACCAGGAGTTCTCATTCCCGAGAATTATTCTCTCGAAACAGCATTAGCTGCCATAGCCAAAATAGAAAAGACGTGGGGTGGCACATTGGCGTTGCTCGCTACGCGTTAG
- a CDS encoding CPBP family intramembrane glutamic endopeptidase, protein MANLPSLVFPCLSDDRPDRRTRALGWSDAAYRLGMVSDRSYVTTIATWVFVLVYASRPLLGSVLPSVVMPGVYAVVVIAALVAYRRVLADAARRAWQHRARSFAMVVGGYLGILALTVAVGYLTQYLFDYFGVALADPQNTGELSQPRASLVQLILSMVYIGIAAPIVEELFFRQFLIGSLGKHAPTWMSLVVSSVLFGMFHVYSLVASEWINAVSFTATGLGLGLVYVLSGRNVVLSSLLHIANNLPIVIMTLLV, encoded by the coding sequence GTGGCGAACCTGCCATCGTTGGTTTTTCCGTGCCTTTCCGACGACCGACCGGATAGGCGCACCCGCGCGTTGGGGTGGTCGGATGCGGCGTATCGTTTGGGCATGGTCAGTGATCGGAGTTATGTCACCACGATAGCCACGTGGGTTTTTGTGCTGGTTTATGCGTCGAGGCCGCTGCTGGGGTCGGTTCTCCCAAGCGTGGTCATGCCTGGCGTGTATGCTGTGGTGGTTATTGCCGCCCTGGTGGCCTACCGCCGGGTGCTGGCCGATGCCGCCCGTCGGGCGTGGCAGCATCGGGCCCGATCGTTCGCCATGGTAGTTGGTGGCTACCTGGGGATCCTGGCCCTGACCGTGGCGGTCGGGTATCTCACCCAATACCTTTTCGACTATTTCGGTGTTGCTCTCGCCGACCCACAAAACACCGGCGAGCTGTCCCAACCCCGGGCAAGCCTGGTTCAGCTGATTCTGTCCATGGTGTATATCGGGATTGCGGCGCCGATAGTGGAGGAGTTGTTTTTCCGCCAGTTCCTCATTGGTTCCCTTGGGAAGCACGCCCCTACCTGGATGTCGCTGGTGGTGTCGAGCGTGCTGTTTGGCATGTTCCACGTATATTCGTTGGTGGCATCCGAATGGATTAACGCCGTAAGTTTCACCGCCACCGGCCTGGGGCTTGGCCTGGTCTATGTGTTGTCCGGCCGTAATGTTGTGTTGTCGAGCCTGCTGCATATTGCCAATAACCTGCCCATAGTCATCATGACCCTGCTTGTCTAG
- the glnA gene encoding type I glutamate--ammonia ligase, protein MAFHSADEALKFIQDENVEFIDIRFTDVPGTEQHFTIPAHILDADALTDGLAFDGSSIRGFTSIDESDMNLIADLATAQVDPFRAAKTLNIKFFVVDPFTQEPFSRDPRTVALKAEEYLASTGIADTCFFGAEAEFYLFDSVRYSTDAHAGFYEVDSVEGWWNRGKKHELNGEPNLGYKTRMKGGYFPLPPYDKAEDVRDNMVQVLLECGFDLERFHHEVGGGQQEINYKFNTLLHAADDLQTFKYIIKNVAFRHGKTATFMPKPLAGDNGSGMHAHQSLWKDGKPLFHDESGYAGLSDIARYYIGGILHHAAAVLAFTNPTLNSYHRLVPGFEAPINLVYSQRNRSAAVRIPITGSNPKAKRIEFRAPDPSGNPYFGFAAMMLAGLDGIKNRIEPHAPVDKDLYELPPEEAASIPQAPGSLEESLKALADNHDFLTDNGVFTEDLIDTYIKLKYDHEIDPVRLRPTPQEFELYFDC, encoded by the coding sequence GTGGCCTTTCATTCCGCCGATGAGGCGCTGAAGTTTATTCAAGACGAGAATGTCGAGTTCATTGACATTCGATTCACTGATGTGCCTGGCACGGAACAGCATTTCACTATCCCGGCCCATATTCTTGATGCAGACGCGTTGACTGATGGTTTAGCTTTTGATGGTTCGTCTATTCGCGGGTTTACCAGCATTGACGAGTCGGACATGAATCTGATTGCGGATTTAGCGACGGCGCAGGTGGATCCGTTCCGGGCGGCGAAAACGTTGAATATCAAGTTTTTTGTGGTGGATCCGTTTACGCAGGAGCCGTTTAGCCGGGATCCGCGGACGGTGGCGTTGAAGGCTGAGGAGTATTTGGCGTCGACGGGTATTGCGGACACGTGTTTCTTTGGTGCGGAGGCCGAGTTTTACCTGTTTGATTCGGTGCGGTATTCCACGGATGCGCATGCCGGGTTCTATGAGGTGGATTCGGTTGAGGGCTGGTGGAATCGGGGGAAGAAACACGAGCTCAATGGGGAGCCGAATCTGGGCTATAAGACCCGGATGAAGGGTGGGTATTTCCCGTTGCCGCCGTACGATAAGGCGGAAGATGTGCGGGATAATATGGTCCAGGTGTTGTTGGAGTGTGGGTTTGATTTAGAGCGGTTCCACCATGAGGTTGGTGGGGGCCAGCAGGAGATCAACTATAAGTTCAATACGCTGCTGCATGCTGCGGATGATTTGCAGACGTTTAAATACATTATTAAGAATGTGGCGTTCCGGCATGGGAAGACGGCAACGTTTATGCCGAAGCCGCTGGCTGGCGATAATGGTTCGGGCATGCATGCGCACCAGTCGTTGTGGAAGGACGGCAAACCGTTGTTCCATGACGAGTCGGGCTATGCGGGGCTGTCGGATATCGCCCGTTATTATATTGGTGGCATTTTGCACCATGCGGCGGCGGTGTTGGCGTTTACGAACCCGACATTGAATTCGTATCACCGGTTGGTGCCGGGGTTTGAGGCACCGATTAATTTGGTGTATTCGCAACGGAACCGGTCGGCGGCGGTGCGGATTCCGATCACGGGTTCGAATCCGAAGGCGAAGCGGATTGAGTTCCGAGCGCCGGACCCGTCGGGGAACCCGTATTTCGGGTTTGCGGCGATGATGTTGGCTGGTTTGGACGGTATTAAGAACCGGATTGAGCCGCACGCACCGGTGGATAAGGATTTGTATGAGTTGCCACCGGAGGAGGCTGCGTCGATTCCGCAGGCCCCGGGTTCGTTGGAGGAGTCACTGAAAGCGTTGGCGGATAACCATGACTTCTTGACTGATAATGGGGTGTTTACCGAGGATCTGATCGATACGTATATCAAGTTGAAGTACGATCACGAGATTGATCCGGTGCGGTTGCGCCCCACACCACAGGAGTTCGAACTGTATTTCGACTGCTAG
- a CDS encoding RDD family protein, with product MAKRDRSTGRTWLDGPTIPAPYDDDTPAKWPGEKLGLPQTGPGALASVARRAGGVAIDWVICWIVAGFLHMFTTYLGDTATLTLMLFVILGIISVALFARTPGQALLGMGVARVDQRDQRVGLARAAARTLLTIFVLPAAMVDTDGRGMHDRATGTAVILG from the coding sequence ATGGCAAAACGTGACCGCAGCACTGGCCGCACCTGGCTCGACGGCCCAACAATCCCCGCTCCCTACGACGACGACACGCCCGCCAAATGGCCCGGCGAAAAACTCGGCCTTCCCCAAACCGGACCCGGCGCCCTCGCATCCGTCGCCCGCCGCGCCGGGGGAGTGGCCATCGACTGGGTAATCTGCTGGATCGTCGCCGGATTCCTCCACATGTTCACCACCTACCTTGGTGACACCGCCACCTTAACCCTCATGCTGTTTGTGATCCTCGGCATTATCAGCGTTGCCCTATTCGCCCGCACCCCCGGCCAGGCGCTGCTCGGCATGGGGGTGGCCCGCGTCGACCAGCGTGACCAGCGGGTTGGTCTCGCCCGGGCCGCGGCCCGCACCCTGCTCACCATTTTTGTGCTCCCCGCCGCCATGGTCGACACCGACGGGCGCGGCATGCACGACCGTGCCACCGGCACCGCGGTCATCCTCGGGTGA
- a CDS encoding DUF4191 domain-containing protein yields MAEDKNAKKEERAAKRARRKENWAQLWQAFQMQRKQDSKLVPLMLLAVIGTGVLFFLIGLLWRGQWLMLVTGLLLGVAIALWIFSRRLQNNVYNQAAGQPGAAGWALENMREGVGMAWRTKSAVAYNTQMDIVHRVIGVGGIVLVGEGEPHRLRPLFQQQQKRLRRLAPGVPINTIIVGDGEDQVPLRKLQSRLMRMERKYKKEDVHEIAARIEAMDAADQNRQGLPRGPLPKGAQAKMSGMNRRARRHAERQNKGK; encoded by the coding sequence ATGGCTGAGGATAAAAACGCGAAGAAGGAAGAGCGCGCGGCGAAGCGGGCGCGGCGGAAAGAAAATTGGGCGCAATTGTGGCAGGCGTTCCAAATGCAGCGGAAGCAGGACTCTAAGCTTGTGCCGCTCATGCTGCTGGCCGTTATTGGCACAGGGGTGCTATTTTTCCTGATTGGGTTGCTGTGGAGGGGCCAGTGGCTCATGCTGGTCACCGGCCTGCTTTTAGGTGTTGCGATAGCGTTGTGGATTTTCAGCCGTCGGTTGCAGAATAATGTGTACAACCAGGCGGCCGGCCAGCCGGGTGCCGCGGGCTGGGCACTGGAGAACATGCGGGAAGGGGTGGGCATGGCCTGGCGCACCAAGTCGGCCGTGGCCTATAACACGCAGATGGATATTGTGCACCGGGTGATTGGTGTGGGCGGCATTGTGCTGGTTGGCGAGGGCGAACCGCACCGGCTGCGCCCGCTCTTCCAGCAGCAGCAGAAGCGGTTGCGTAGGTTGGCGCCCGGGGTGCCGATCAACACGATTATTGTGGGCGATGGCGAGGACCAGGTGCCATTGCGGAAGTTGCAGAGCCGGTTGATGAGGATGGAGCGCAAGTACAAGAAAGAGGACGTGCACGAGATTGCGGCCCGCATTGAGGCCATGGATGCGGCGGACCAGAACCGTCAGGGCCTGCCCCGCGGCCCGCTGCCCAAGGGGGCGCAGGCAAAGATGTCGGGCATGAACCGGCGGGCGCGTCGGCACGCGGAACGGCAGAACAAGGGCAAGTAG
- the lipA gene encoding lipoyl synthase → MSTHFAIGSRVWGVTTAAPNGRKLLRVEVRNSETPIENKPRWIRTTVKTGPEYQDIKKRVSGSSLHTVCQEAGCPNIHECWESREATFLIGGANCSRRCDFCQINSAKPEPLDRDEPRRVAESVKEMGLNYSTITGVTRDDLDDEGAWLYAEVVRQIHALNPNTGVENLTPDFSGKPDLLHEVFEARPEVFAHNLETVPRIFKRIRPAFRYDRSLDVIRQARDFGLITKSNLILGMGETPEEIRDALMDLHSAGCDILTITQYLRPGPRFHPIDRWVKPEEFIEHRDFALELGFGAVMSGPLVRSSYRAGKLYAQAMEARGLPLPENLRHLAKNAHVSTAQEASTLLERYGASQDTPVSTSR, encoded by the coding sequence ATTTCGACACATTTCGCAATTGGTAGTAGGGTGTGGGGCGTGACTACAGCAGCCCCCAATGGACGCAAATTACTCCGAGTAGAAGTACGAAATTCTGAAACCCCCATTGAAAACAAGCCACGGTGGATCCGCACCACGGTCAAAACCGGCCCGGAATACCAGGACATTAAAAAACGAGTGTCGGGTTCGAGCCTGCACACCGTGTGCCAGGAGGCGGGGTGCCCCAATATTCACGAGTGTTGGGAATCCCGGGAGGCCACGTTTTTAATCGGTGGGGCGAATTGTTCCCGCCGGTGCGATTTCTGCCAGATTAATTCGGCGAAGCCGGAACCGTTAGACCGGGATGAGCCGCGCCGGGTGGCGGAGTCGGTCAAGGAAATGGGCCTGAATTATTCCACGATTACCGGCGTGACCCGGGATGATTTAGACGATGAGGGCGCTTGGCTCTATGCCGAGGTGGTGCGGCAGATTCATGCGCTGAATCCGAATACTGGCGTGGAGAACCTCACCCCGGATTTTTCGGGCAAGCCGGATTTATTGCATGAGGTGTTTGAGGCACGCCCGGAGGTGTTTGCCCATAATCTAGAGACGGTACCACGGATTTTTAAGCGGATCCGGCCGGCGTTCCGGTATGACCGTTCCCTGGATGTGATTCGGCAGGCTAGGGATTTTGGTCTTATTACTAAGTCGAATCTGATTTTGGGCATGGGTGAGACCCCGGAGGAGATTCGGGATGCGCTCATGGATTTGCATTCGGCCGGGTGCGACATTTTGACGATTACCCAGTATTTGCGGCCGGGCCCAAGGTTCCACCCGATTGACCGGTGGGTGAAGCCGGAGGAGTTTATTGAGCATCGGGATTTCGCATTAGAGCTTGGTTTCGGCGCGGTGATGTCGGGCCCGTTGGTGCGGTCGTCGTATCGGGCGGGCAAGTTGTATGCGCAGGCGATGGAGGCCCGGGGGTTGCCGCTGCCGGAGAATTTGCGGCATTTAGCAAAGAACGCGCATGTGTCGACGGCGCAGGAGGCTTCCACGTTGCTGGAACGCTATGGTGCGTCCCAGGACACACCGGTGTCGACGTCGCGGTAG
- the lipB gene encoding lipoyl(octanoyl) transferase LipB — MTAPRQPFFPADQSIRQDNDSPIAVQLLGTVDYLAAWDMQADLAAQRARGDIGDTIIVLEHPSIYTAGKRTQPEDRPTNGLPVIDVDRGGRITWHGPGQLVAYPIIKLADPIDVVDYVRRVEEALIQVVRQAGVTTAGRIDGRSGVWVPGATPAEHRKIAALGIRITHGVTMHGLALNCDNTLEFYEHIIPCGISDAGVTTLSRELDRDVSVAEMIQPTLQALDDAFSGRLVVADHTFDSAPDPTKGLPRR; from the coding sequence ATGACCGCGCCCCGCCAACCATTTTTCCCCGCCGACCAATCCATTCGCCAGGACAACGACTCCCCCATCGCGGTCCAGCTGCTGGGCACGGTGGATTATCTCGCGGCGTGGGACATGCAGGCCGACCTGGCGGCACAGCGGGCGCGCGGCGACATCGGCGACACCATCATCGTGCTGGAACACCCCAGCATCTACACGGCCGGCAAACGCACCCAGCCGGAAGATCGACCCACGAACGGGCTGCCGGTCATCGACGTGGACCGGGGCGGCCGCATCACCTGGCACGGCCCCGGCCAATTGGTGGCATACCCCATCATCAAGCTGGCGGACCCCATCGACGTGGTGGATTACGTGCGCCGCGTCGAAGAAGCCCTCATCCAAGTGGTCCGCCAGGCCGGAGTGACCACCGCGGGCCGCATCGACGGACGCTCCGGCGTGTGGGTGCCCGGCGCGACCCCGGCGGAGCACCGGAAGATTGCCGCCCTGGGGATTCGGATCACGCACGGGGTGACCATGCACGGGTTGGCGCTCAACTGCGACAACACCCTAGAGTTCTACGAGCACATTATTCCATGCGGCATTTCCGACGCGGGCGTGACCACGCTCAGCCGCGAACTCGACCGGGATGTTTCGGTGGCGGAAATGATCCAACCCACATTGCAGGCACTTGACGACGCCTTTTCGGGCCGGCTAGTGGTTGCGGATCACACATTTGATTCGGCACCCGACCCAACCAAGGGGCTGCCGCGCCGGTAA
- the gcvH gene encoding glycine cleavage system protein GcvH gives MSLPENYSYSDDHEWIDTTADKAVGAKVKVGITSVATDRLGEIVFADLPQVGDSVEAGETCGEVESTKSVSDLYSPVTGTVTAVNQEVLDDCAIINGDPFTAGWLFEVEVTEVGPLLTAAEYAEKNGI, from the coding sequence ATGTCATTGCCTGAGAATTATTCCTACTCCGACGATCACGAATGGATCGACACCACCGCCGACAAGGCCGTGGGCGCCAAGGTGAAGGTGGGCATCACGTCCGTCGCCACCGACCGGCTGGGCGAGATCGTATTCGCCGACCTGCCGCAGGTGGGCGACTCCGTGGAGGCCGGCGAAACCTGCGGTGAGGTGGAATCCACCAAGTCCGTGTCCGACCTGTATTCCCCGGTCACGGGCACGGTCACCGCGGTGAACCAGGAGGTCTTGGACGACTGCGCCATCATCAATGGTGACCCGTTCACCGCCGGCTGGCTGTTCGAGGTTGAGGTCACTGAGGTGGGCCCGCTGCTCACCGCCGCCGAATACGCCGAAAAGAACGGCATCTAA
- the gcvT gene encoding glycine cleavage system aminomethyltransferase GcvT, whose amino-acid sequence MTELRQSPLHAEHEKLGASFTAFGPWNMPLKYGNELEEHQAVRTACGLFDLSHMGEIRVTGPDAGAFLDYALISHLSIIKVGKAKYSMIVNEDGHIIDDLITYRLGENEFLVVPNAGNAETVFQAFVDRAAKFDVELVNESTDTALIAVQGPNAEALLVTLTNEADGQIVKEMKYYSAAPVTVAGHEVLLARTGYTGEDGFELFLPNAGAADLWERILQAGDEFGLKPAGLAARDSLRLEAGMPLYGNELNLTLTPIDAGLGVLVGKKKEGDFVAKEKLLSGTPPTRILVGLTSTGRRAARAHAELFDADGTVVGEVTSGQPSPTLGHPIALAYVDTALAEPGTKLEADIRGKKYPFEVVKLPFYSRAK is encoded by the coding sequence ATGACCGAACTTCGTCAGTCCCCCCTCCATGCCGAGCACGAGAAGCTGGGCGCTTCCTTCACCGCCTTTGGCCCGTGGAACATGCCGCTCAAATACGGTAACGAGCTGGAAGAGCACCAGGCTGTTCGCACCGCCTGTGGCCTGTTCGACCTCTCCCACATGGGCGAAATCCGGGTGACCGGCCCCGACGCCGGCGCGTTCTTGGATTACGCGCTGATCTCTCACCTGTCCATTATTAAGGTGGGCAAGGCCAAGTATTCGATGATCGTCAACGAGGATGGGCATATCATCGACGATCTCATCACCTACCGCCTGGGCGAGAACGAATTCCTGGTGGTGCCCAATGCGGGGAACGCCGAAACCGTGTTCCAGGCGTTTGTGGATCGGGCAGCCAAGTTTGATGTGGAGCTCGTCAATGAATCCACCGACACCGCCCTGATCGCGGTGCAGGGACCCAATGCGGAAGCATTATTGGTTACGCTCACCAACGAAGCGGATGGCCAGATTGTCAAAGAAATGAAATATTATTCCGCCGCACCGGTCACGGTGGCCGGCCACGAGGTGCTGCTGGCCCGCACTGGCTACACCGGGGAAGACGGGTTCGAATTATTCCTCCCCAACGCGGGTGCCGCGGATCTGTGGGAACGGATCCTGCAGGCCGGTGACGAGTTCGGCCTGAAGCCAGCCGGCCTGGCCGCCCGGGATTCGTTGCGCCTGGAGGCGGGCATGCCGCTCTACGGCAACGAGCTGAACCTGACGCTCACCCCGATCGACGCCGGCCTGGGCGTCCTGGTGGGCAAGAAGAAGGAGGGGGATTTCGTGGCCAAGGAGAAACTGCTGTCCGGCACCCCGCCAACCCGGATCCTGGTGGGGTTGACCTCCACCGGCCGGCGGGCAGCCCGCGCCCACGCCGAACTGTTCGACGCGGACGGCACCGTGGTAGGCGAGGTCACCTCCGGGCAACCCTCCCCCACGCTTGGTCACCCGATCGCCTTGGCCTATGTGGATACGGCACTCGCGGAACCCGGCACCAAGCTGGAGGCGGACATTCGGGGAAAGAAATACCCGTTTGAGGTGGTAAAACTCCCATTTTACTCCCGGGCCAAGTAA
- the gcvP gene encoding aminomethyl-transferring glycine dehydrogenase, translated as MTPASYSDRHIGPDSKETAEMLGSVGYPTLAALIDAAVPEDIRTTTLALGPALTEEEALRKLRSYAQQNVVLQSFYGQGYFDTITPPVIRRNVVEDPGWYTAYTPYQPEISQGRLEALLNFQTMVQELTGLPIANASLLDEATAVAEAVGLMARTNKKGNRVILDRRLHPQVVAVTTERARTLGLEVEIADVSSGVVGESLIGVVLAYPGTEGDIVDVRGAIEDIHSRGGLAAIATDLLALQLLESPGTLGADIAVGSSQRFGVPLFFGGPHAAFMAVTDKLKRQLAGRIVGVSKDAEGRPAYRLALQTREQHIRRERATSNICTAQALLAVCAAMYAIWHGPAGLRAIAERVHQYASDFAQAVGDKVVHENFFDTVTVECDAPAIVAAAAEAGYLVRSLGDSKVSVSFGEGATREDVEKLAQLFGATATESEARPLPLPRTTETLTHPIFSSVHSETQMLRYLRELKDKDLALDRTMIPLGSCTMKLNPTTGMEPITWPEFANVHPYAPDSQTAGWRALLDEMEEWLAEITGYAKVSVQPNAGSQGELAGLLAIRRYHQANGEHQRDIILIPQSAHGTNAASATLAKLRVVVVATAPDGSIDLGDLDAKLEKHADNIAGIMITYPSTHGVFEDTVREVCQKVHAVGGQVYIDGANLNALTGIARPGEFGGDVSHLNLHKTFSIPHGGGGPGVGPVAVAEHLVPFLPTDANAVDLTKETPINIGVPTSGARYGSAGVVPIAWAYVAMMGAEGLERASATAVLNANYLAKELSDSFPVLYTGKNDLVGHECIFDLRGLEHDTGVSATDVAKRLVDYGFHAPTLSFPVAGTLMVEPTESEDKAELDRFIAAMRSIRAEIEEIAQGSITFEESVLHHAPFTAESVSDDEWGYAFSRRQAAYPVTSLRQGVKYFPPVRRIDEAFGDRHFVCSCPPPEAFNIDD; from the coding sequence ATGACGCCCGCCAGTTATTCTGATCGCCATATCGGCCCCGACAGCAAGGAAACGGCCGAGATGCTCGGCAGTGTTGGTTACCCCACACTAGCAGCGCTTATCGACGCCGCGGTCCCGGAGGATATTCGCACCACCACGCTCGCCCTCGGACCGGCCCTCACCGAAGAAGAAGCACTACGGAAGCTCCGCAGTTATGCGCAGCAGAACGTGGTGCTTCAATCATTTTATGGCCAAGGCTATTTTGACACGATCACCCCGCCGGTTATCCGTAGGAATGTAGTGGAGGATCCAGGCTGGTACACGGCCTACACCCCATATCAGCCGGAAATCTCCCAGGGACGGCTGGAAGCATTATTGAACTTCCAAACCATGGTGCAGGAACTCACCGGCCTGCCCATCGCTAATGCGTCGCTGCTCGATGAGGCCACCGCGGTGGCTGAGGCTGTGGGGCTCATGGCCCGCACCAATAAGAAGGGTAATCGGGTTATTTTGGATCGCCGCCTGCACCCGCAGGTTGTGGCGGTAACCACCGAACGGGCCCGCACCCTGGGCTTGGAGGTAGAAATCGCCGACGTTTCCAGCGGTGTGGTGGGCGAGTCACTGATTGGCGTGGTGTTGGCCTACCCCGGCACCGAGGGGGATATTGTCGATGTTCGCGGCGCCATTGAGGATATTCATTCCCGGGGTGGCCTGGCCGCGATCGCCACGGATCTTCTGGCCCTGCAATTGTTGGAGTCCCCCGGCACCTTGGGGGCGGATATTGCGGTGGGTTCGTCGCAACGGTTTGGTGTGCCCCTGTTTTTCGGCGGCCCGCACGCCGCGTTCATGGCGGTCACTGACAAGTTGAAGCGCCAGTTGGCCGGCCGGATTGTTGGCGTGTCGAAGGATGCCGAAGGCCGCCCCGCCTACCGCCTGGCCCTGCAAACCCGGGAGCAGCATATTCGCCGGGAGCGAGCCACCAGTAATATTTGTACCGCCCAGGCGCTGTTGGCGGTGTGCGCCGCCATGTACGCCATTTGGCATGGCCCGGCCGGTTTGCGGGCGATTGCCGAGCGGGTGCACCAGTATGCTTCCGATTTTGCCCAGGCCGTGGGCGATAAGGTGGTGCACGAAAACTTTTTCGACACGGTGACGGTGGAGTGTGATGCCCCGGCGATTGTGGCTGCCGCGGCGGAGGCCGGCTACCTGGTGCGTTCCCTGGGGGATTCGAAGGTTTCGGTGTCGTTTGGCGAGGGCGCCACCCGGGAGGACGTCGAAAAGCTCGCACAGTTGTTCGGTGCCACCGCAACCGAGTCGGAGGCCCGCCCGCTGCCGCTGCCGCGCACCACGGAAACCTTGACGCACCCCATTTTCTCGTCGGTGCATTCGGAGACCCAAATGCTGCGCTACCTGCGGGAGTTGAAGGACAAGGATTTGGCGTTGGATCGCACCATGATCCCGCTGGGGTCGTGCACCATGAAGCTGAACCCGACCACCGGTATGGAGCCGATCACCTGGCCGGAGTTCGCCAACGTGCACCCGTATGCGCCCGATTCGCAGACCGCCGGGTGGCGGGCGCTGCTCGACGAAATGGAGGAGTGGCTCGCGGAGATCACTGGGTATGCGAAAGTTTCGGTGCAACCGAACGCAGGTTCGCAGGGTGAGCTTGCCGGCCTGCTCGCTATTCGACGCTATCACCAGGCCAATGGTGAGCATCAGCGAGACATCATTCTCATTCCGCAATCCGCCCACGGCACCAATGCCGCCTCGGCAACCCTGGCGAAGCTTCGGGTTGTGGTGGTGGCCACCGCCCCGGACGGCTCCATTGACCTGGGCGATTTGGACGCCAAGCTGGAAAAGCATGCGGACAACATTGCCGGCATTATGATTACCTACCCGTCCACCCACGGGGTGTTTGAGGACACGGTACGGGAGGTGTGCCAAAAGGTGCACGCCGTCGGCGGTCAGGTGTATATCGACGGTGCTAACCTGAACGCCCTGACCGGTATCGCACGCCCGGGCGAATTCGGGGGCGATGTTTCCCACCTGAATCTGCACAAGACGTTCAGCATTCCACACGGTGGCGGCGGCCCAGGCGTGGGACCGGTGGCGGTGGCAGAGCATTTGGTGCCGTTCCTGCCTACCGACGCCAATGCGGTCGATCTCACCAAGGAAACCCCCATCAATATTGGGGTGCCGACCTCGGGGGCCCGCTATGGTTCGGCCGGCGTGGTGCCCATCGCCTGGGCGTATGTCGCCATGATGGGCGCCGAGGGCCTGGAGCGGGCCTCTGCAACCGCCGTGTTAAACGCCAACTATCTGGCAAAGGAATTGTCCGACTCCTTCCCGGTGCTCTACACCGGCAAGAACGACCTGGTGGGCCACGAATGCATCTTCGACCTGCGCGGCCTGGAGCACGACACCGGCGTGTCCGCCACGGATGTGGCAAAACGCCTGGTGGATTATGGTTTCCACGCCCCCACCCTTTCGTTCCCGGTGGCGGGCACGCTCATGGTGGAGCCCACCGAGTCGGAGGATAAGGCCGAGTTGGATCGGTTTATTGCCGCCATGCGCAGCATCCGCGCCGAGATCGAGGAGATCGCCCAGGGAAGCATCACATTCGAAGAGTCCGTGCTGCATCACGCCCCATTCACCGCCGAGTCGGTGTCCGACGACGAGTGGGGCTATGCATTCAGCCGGCGGCAGGCCGCCTACCCGGTGACGTCCCTGCGGCAGGGCGTGAAGTATTTCCCGCCGGTGCGCCGCATTGATGAGGCGTTCGGCGACCGGCACTTCGTGTGCTCCTGCCCGCCACCCGAAGCGTTCAACATCGACGACTAG